The following is a genomic window from Leptospira bandrabouensis.
TTTGATCTTCCGAAATGATATGCAAATATTCCAATCAAAGCCATTCCCAATGATTCCACTACATACCGAGGACTGGCACTATAATAATAATTTTCCGCAGAAGCTTTTCTATAAAGTGAATCTGAAACACGGTAGGTGTTCAAAAAATAACTTTGTGTTCCATCTAACAAAATATCGCGGATCCCACCCATACCTTCCTGGAGAGATTTTTGAACAGTTGTTAAATTTTTTGTTAAAATTTCTCCATTTTTTTGGAGTTTTGTTTTTGAATACAATGCAACAAAAATATAGAGTATTATAAAAAACGAAAAAGAAATCAAAGTAGTCTTTGTATCTATCACCAACAATCCAACAATGATAAATAATAAAATAACTACCGAAGAAAGCAGAGTCAGAATGGGAGTAACAATCTGAGTAACGACGCTACTGGCCTTTGACGTAATTCCTGTGATCACCTCTGCACTATTACGGTTAATATGCACATAATAAGGTTGAAAAAGTGTTCTTTTGTATATTTCGTAACTGATGTCTGCACCAATCCCAAAAGACAATCTAGTGGTGGCGTAAATTAATAAAAGTCTCATTGCTCCAGAAACCAAAGAAGCAAGTATAAACCCAGCAGTCACATAAACTAATACAGTAGAAGCGTCATTTACTTCCAATACCCTCCACAAAAACTGAAGTTCTTCCAATTTAAAAATCTGAGTGGGATTGGTAAGAGCAGCTAAAAAAGGTACGACTGCACCTATACTAAAAATTTCTGCAAAAGATGTGAATATGATTAATACGAACAATAAAAATAATTGATGTTTTCTGCGAGGCTTAATTGAACTCCAAAAACTAAGATATAGTTCATCTAAAATCAACCTAGAGAATTTCACAAACCTATCCTAACCTACCATCCTTACTACTTCCTCTGCAATCGCAGGAGAAGAAGTAAGCCCAGGGCTTTCAATCCCTAATAAATGGATCCAATTAGATTCTTTATGAATCACAAAATCTTTCACTGCGTCCCCATTCAAAAACAATCGAGGCCGTAACCCTACGTATCCCTCACTCAAATCTTCTTCTTTATAAAAATCTATGGTCTTTCGCAAAGACTCATAATAAACACTTCTTTGAGTATTGATCGAATAATCTTCTTTTGAAGAAGCCCAATTTGAATTGGGGCCTGCGTATGCATCTCCCCCCAAATGGAAAGTATAATGAACACCCAATGCTGTAGAAGTCTTCATGGGCAAAGGATAAACTAAAGTTTCATAGGGAAGTTGTTTGTTTAATCGGAAATATTCACCTTTATTGGGACGGATTTCATAGTCGTTTCCTTTTGAATCAGATATTAATAATTCATCCGAATATAAGCCGCATGCATTTACAAATATATCAGCTTCAATTTCTTCTTTTACATTTGATTGTAAGTCCAATGCAAAAACTTCATCGTTTTCTCTAACTACCTTCTTGTTTTTCAAGACTTTAACGCCGGCCTCTTCTCCCAATTGCCACAATACTTTTAAGTAAGAAGGGACATCCACAATTCCTGTTTTTGGAATCCAAAGTGCAGATTTTCCCAATACATGTTTCCAATAATTTCCGGGATTTGACTTTAGTTCTAAATTTGGGATTCCGAGGCTTTTTCCATTGGCAAAGAGTTTTTCAATTTCATTTTGTTTGTCTTTCTCTTCTGTTAATGTATCTGATATTCCAGTGGTAATGACTTTCCCACAAATGGAAAAAGGTATCTTATTTTTTTCAAAAAAAGGAACAGCAAGTTCATAACCGCGAAAACATAACTTTGATTTTAATGAGGTTGAATCGTAATATATACCGGAATGTAACACTCCTGAATTGCGACCACTAATGCCATCACCTGCATTTTCCGATTTTTCAAATACATAAACTTCGAAACCAGCTTTTGCAAAAAGATAAGCGATCCATGAACCGATGATTCCAGAACCAACAACAATCACCATCCCCTAAACCACTCTCTCCCAACGCCCACCATTAAAAAACCCAACAACATTTTCTGATGCTTCTCTTTCCATATCTTCTCTACAATCGTTGGAACAAGAACCCATATGTTGGGTCAAAATCACATTTTCTAAAGTAGATAACGGCCCTTTATATGGTTCCTCTTCAAATACATCCATAGCAGCAGCGGAAATTAAATTCTCTTGTAAAACTTTATATAAATCGTTTTCATTTACGATTCCACCTCTTGCGGTGTTGATTAAAACGGCACTCGACTTCATGAGTGACATCTTTTTATAATTGAGTAGGTTTTTTGTTTGTGCAGTCAAAGGCACATGAATCGTAATCGCGTCAGACATTTTTAACAAACTATCTAAATCAACTTGTTTAATAGTAGTTGCGTCCCAATTTTTTCCTAAATCACGGTTCACCTGATAAAGGTTAGAAGCGACATCACTAAGCAAACGAATCGAATCTTTCATTTCGATTAAATCACAAACTAGAATTTCTTTTGGTAAATAACCTAAAAGATGAGAAGCAACTCGCTTTCCAATCCTTCCAAATCCCAAGATCCCAACCGTAGCTCCACCGATTCGCTCGCCGTATGGTCTTGTCCACTCACCTTTTCGGATTTCCCTATCTGCATACGTAACCTTTCGCATGGCATCTACGATCAGGCAAACTGCTAGTTCCGATACTGCTGGTGAAACTGCATCGGGAGTATAAGCAACGGCAATTCCCTTTTCTTTACAAAGACCAAGAGGAACACTATCGAGACCCACACCGACTCGTGAAATCAATTTTATAGATTTCGAATTGGTGACGAGATCCGTTAGATCCTCTGTACCAGCAATCAATGCATCAAAGTCACGGGCAGACTCAGATACTTCAATGGGTTTCATCTTTCTGCCAAGCGGGTTTACCATAACCTCATGCCCATTAGATACTAAAATATCGAGAGCTACTTTACTTGTGCGACAAAATGGAAATGTAGAAACAAAAACTTTAGCCAATGTTTATTTTCCGTTTTCTAGAAAGTCATTGTAGGCTGCTCGAACTCCGTCTTTTAATTCCACTTCATGTTTCCAACCCATCTTGTGAAGTTTAGAAACATCCAATAGTTTTCTAGGAGTTCCATCTGGTTTCGTTAGATCAAAAGTCAAATTGCCTTCGTAACCAACTACACTTTTGACAGTTTCTGCTAATTCTTTAATGCTTACTTCAATTCCAGAACCAACATTTACATGTTCCCCACCTTTCGGATCTGTGGTTACATCATAATTTTGCATCAGAAAAATACAGGCCCTAGCCATATCATCAGAATACAAAAACTCACGTAATGGTTTGCCTGTTCCCCAAATTACAACTTCTGGTAATTTTTGAATCTTTGCTTCGTGGAAACGACGAAGGAGAGCAGGTAATACATGAGAATTTTCTGGATGATAATTATCTCCTGGACCATATAAATTTGTAGGCATTACGGATATGTAATTTGTTCCATACTGACGATTGTAGGATTGACACATAACGATACCGGCAATTTTTGCTACCGCATAAGGTTCATTCGTTGGTTCTAGCTTACCATCCATTAATTGCCCTTCATCCATAGGTTGTTTGGCAAATTTTGGATAAATACAGGAGGAACCTAAAAAACATAATTTTTTCACACCGTTTCTATACGCGGCATCAATGATATTATTTTGAATTTGTAGGTTTGAAAATATAAACTCTGCAGGATAAGTGTTATTTGCATGAATCCCGCCTACTTTAGCAGCTGCTAAAAAAACATATTCAGGTTTTTCCTTTGCAAAAAAATCGTACACTTGCGTTTGATCTGCCAGGTCCATCTCTGCATGAGTCCTACCAATGATGTTCTTAAATCCTTGTTGTTTGAGTAGTCGAACCAGTGCAGATCCGACTAAACCCTTATGCCCAGCTATATATATTTTGGAATCTTGATTCAATTGACCCTGCCTTAAAAATAATTAACTTTCTCATTGATACGAGCATTATGCTTCCAAACTTTCTAAGTTGCCACCTAACTTTTCTACTTCGCTACGAAGGGCTTCGTATTCTCTTTTTTTAATTTCATAAAAATGGAGAGTCATATGAGCCTTTTCTTCGATTCCTCGCGGCGTCAGTAAATAGGTGTAAGAAAGTTTATTTTTATTATTACGAAAATTATTCATTTTGATTAGGCCCTTATCTAAAAATGCCTTCAAAATATAGTTCACCTTTCCCAAACTAAGGCCCAAAACATCCGATGCGTCTCTTTGGGACAAATGCGGATTCTCCTCAAGTAACTGAAGTAATTTGAGGTGGTGGTCGCTGTATTCGTAATTTTCTTTCATGGAGGTGGTTTGTGCCCTTTGGGGATTCCCTAAAAGGGAATGGCACTTACGAAAAGGGAACCCTAGGCATAGCTTCGCCCCCTGAGTCCCATTGTTTTTACAAAATGTGTTCAGTATTTGAACAAAGTAAAGAAATTTTTTTGTTCAGAATTTGAACCAAAAATGCCAACGTAGATGCCTTCGAGAGCCCCTCTCTTCAAGGAAACATTCCTCTTCACTGAAATACCAATCAGATTACCATTGGAACACCAACTAAGATAGATATAGAAACAAAACTTTGGTCCACAGTTCAAAACTGTTTCCTCTATTCACTTACCAAATTTACAAATTGTAAATCGATCACCCTTGGACGGAAACGTTTTTCACACAAAACTTCCATTAGGTTTTTTAATCTTTGTTCTCATTTTCGAAAACTACAAATTTCGGATTTACCGATTCCTTTGACTACAAATCGGCAGTGATTCCAATCAGATTGCAATTGACTTTTCGGTAGGCAAAAGAGATACCATTCGCAATGAAACCAAAAAAACATACGGTTCCTTATGATTTCCTTATCAGATTAGTAAGTTTAGGAAAAGGGGTGGTTTTCCATTCTGTAGAAGAAAATTTTTCAGACAATGTGGAACATTTTGAAACACCCTACCCGTCTGCATTACTTTGCAACCATGTTTCTGAAGCGGACGTTGTGTCTCTTTCTATGGTTTATCGTAGACTCGAACCCAAAATCAAAATGATCATTCCCGCAAGAGAAGACATCTTACAACCTGGATTTCTGCAAAAAGAATTTCGATCCAAAGGAATTTTAAAATGGATTTTGCGACTGATAGATACATCCAAAATCATTCCTTTTTTATTACGATACATTGGTGCTGTACCGATCAAACGTCCTTTCCGAGATAATGCCCGAGCACTTTTAAAATCTGGAGAGCTAAGGGATAAGGTAGACAGCGAATGGACAGATCTAGTCGCAAATATCAAAAGGGGCCGCAATTTATTTATGTTTCCTGAGGGTACCTATAGCCATGACGGTTTTTTAAACCAAATCAAACGTGGTGCCTACTACATCAGATCAAAAATAGATAGTTTGCATTTTAATAGTTTCACATTGACTTATGACCACCTCTCCTATCAAAAGACAAAACTATACATTAAATATGGTAAACCCTTCCATATTGAATCAAACCAGACGGCAGACCAAGTGGTCCGACTTGTAGGTGAAAAACTTGGAAAAAATTACACAGTTACACTTGGGAACCTAACTTCCTTTATACTACTGAAGTTCGGTAAAGAAACCAAAATCAAAAAGGACCAATTGATCGATCTACTGATTAAAATCAAAAAACAGATAGAATCTAAGTTTCCCGAAATCACTGTAGCTTCCGAATTAAAAAAAGAAAGTTTTCATACACAACTTGAATCTTTATTTACCAAACTAAAAAAGTTTAAACTTGTTGATTGGGAAGAAGAT
Proteins encoded in this region:
- a CDS encoding ABC transporter ATP-binding protein; this encodes MKFSRLILDELYLSFWSSIKPRRKHQLFLLFVLIIFTSFAEIFSIGAVVPFLAALTNPTQIFKLEELQFLWRVLEVNDASTVLVYVTAGFILASLVSGAMRLLLIYATTRLSFGIGADISYEIYKRTLFQPYYVHINRNSAEVITGITSKASSVVTQIVTPILTLLSSVVILLFIIVGLLVIDTKTTLISFSFFIILYIFVALYSKTKLQKNGEILTKNLTTVQKSLQEGMGGIRDILLDGTQSYFLNTYRVSDSLYRKASAENYYYSASPRYVVESLGMALIGIFAYHFGRSNDSLMSALPILGSLAIAAQRVLPILQQSYYSWSNLRSGRENLSNVVELLNQPIKTANSNRPIGKLAFKQNIKIDNISFAYEESKKDVISNVSLTIPKGSRVGIVGQTGSGKSTLMDLLMGLLVPSKGNIHVDGIELNEENLRLWQNNLAHVPQNIFLSDSSIAENIAFGYRKEEIDFEKLKIAAKKAQISEHIEQLPDGYDTFVGERGVKLSGGQRQRIGIARALYKDAEVIFLDEATSALDNDTEKAVMESIDSLDKSITIFIIAHRLSTIDGCDQKIELSEGKVIQQT
- a CDS encoding lysophospholipid acyltransferase family protein; translation: MKPKKHTVPYDFLIRLVSLGKGVVFHSVEENFSDNVEHFETPYPSALLCNHVSEADVVSLSMVYRRLEPKIKMIIPAREDILQPGFLQKEFRSKGILKWILRLIDTSKIIPFLLRYIGAVPIKRPFRDNARALLKSGELRDKVDSEWTDLVANIKRGRNLFMFPEGTYSHDGFLNQIKRGAYYIRSKIDSLHFNSFTLTYDHLSYQKTKLYIKYGKPFHIESNQTADQVVRLVGEKLGKNYTVTLGNLTSFILLKFGKETKIKKDQLIDLLIKIKKQIESKFPEITVASELKKESFHTQLESLFTKLKKFKLVDWEEDSVQTKEILYHFPKSNHNLKKTNIVLYHRNQLTAHLNHLEQVWEGLFLEPRSFQ
- a CDS encoding NAD(P)/FAD-dependent oxidoreductase; protein product: MVIVVGSGIIGSWIAYLFAKAGFEVYVFEKSENAGDGISGRNSGVLHSGIYYDSTSLKSKLCFRGYELAVPFFEKNKIPFSICGKVITTGISDTLTEEKDKQNEIEKLFANGKSLGIPNLELKSNPGNYWKHVLGKSALWIPKTGIVDVPSYLKVLWQLGEEAGVKVLKNKKVVRENDEVFALDLQSNVKEEIEADIFVNACGLYSDELLISDSKGNDYEIRPNKGEYFRLNKQLPYETLVYPLPMKTSTALGVHYTFHLGGDAYAGPNSNWASSKEDYSINTQRSVYYESLRKTIDFYKEEDLSEGYVGLRPRLFLNGDAVKDFVIHKESNWIHLLGIESPGLTSSPAIAEEVVRMVG
- a CDS encoding phosphoglycerate dehydrogenase, producing the protein MAKVFVSTFPFCRTSKVALDILVSNGHEVMVNPLGRKMKPIEVSESARDFDALIAGTEDLTDLVTNSKSIKLISRVGVGLDSVPLGLCKEKGIAVAYTPDAVSPAVSELAVCLIVDAMRKVTYADREIRKGEWTRPYGERIGGATVGILGFGRIGKRVASHLLGYLPKEILVCDLIEMKDSIRLLSDVASNLYQVNRDLGKNWDATTIKQVDLDSLLKMSDAITIHVPLTAQTKNLLNYKKMSLMKSSAVLINTARGGIVNENDLYKVLQENLISAAAMDVFEEEPYKGPLSTLENVILTQHMGSCSNDCREDMEREASENVVGFFNGGRWERVV
- a CDS encoding MarR family EPS-associated transcriptional regulator, with product MKENYEYSDHHLKLLQLLEENPHLSQRDASDVLGLSLGKVNYILKAFLDKGLIKMNNFRNNKNKLSYTYLLTPRGIEEKAHMTLHFYEIKKREYEALRSEVEKLGGNLESLEA
- the fcl gene encoding GDP-L-fucose synthase, giving the protein MNQDSKIYIAGHKGLVGSALVRLLKQQGFKNIIGRTHAEMDLADQTQVYDFFAKEKPEYVFLAAAKVGGIHANNTYPAEFIFSNLQIQNNIIDAAYRNGVKKLCFLGSSCIYPKFAKQPMDEGQLMDGKLEPTNEPYAVAKIAGIVMCQSYNRQYGTNYISVMPTNLYGPGDNYHPENSHVLPALLRRFHEAKIQKLPEVVIWGTGKPLREFLYSDDMARACIFLMQNYDVTTDPKGGEHVNVGSGIEVSIKELAETVKSVVGYEGNLTFDLTKPDGTPRKLLDVSKLHKMGWKHEVELKDGVRAAYNDFLENGK